One segment of Streptosporangium brasiliense DNA contains the following:
- a CDS encoding TlpA disulfide reductase family protein, whose protein sequence is MTLSNRGLKMITLLADGHEEKIDGPVVPHGVKILGWERKPHGWCREEACIPSFRAAAAESGDGVDLVRFAGLLGRQAVADLDEGVVAVGEPAGPTLDRAPDFGPLAGLRGTKVALVFWASWCGCRYDLPAWEALHRELGGHGFSVVSVSLDRDPQDAREWLADVTHPAVIDADGRIAELYNVINVPTVVWIDEEGRIARPQDTMTATDTFRSMNGLSSERATAALRRWVIDGDAGTTVRELRAPTDDERLARLHARLAAWLFRGGRPVAAERHLAQAAGLAPHDLAIRRGLMPLNGVDPFGEEYFKLRQELEDSGVAIYRPLPDWHEETR, encoded by the coding sequence GTGACGCTATCCAACAGGGGGTTGAAGATGATCACCTTGCTCGCCGACGGGCACGAGGAGAAGATCGACGGACCGGTCGTGCCGCACGGGGTGAAGATCCTCGGCTGGGAGCGCAAGCCGCACGGCTGGTGCCGGGAAGAAGCCTGCATCCCGTCCTTCCGCGCCGCGGCGGCCGAGAGCGGCGACGGTGTGGACCTGGTGAGGTTCGCCGGGCTGCTCGGCAGGCAGGCGGTGGCCGACCTCGACGAGGGCGTGGTGGCGGTCGGCGAGCCGGCCGGGCCCACCCTCGACCGGGCCCCGGACTTCGGCCCGCTGGCCGGCCTGCGCGGCACCAAGGTCGCGCTGGTCTTCTGGGCCTCCTGGTGCGGCTGCCGCTACGACCTGCCCGCCTGGGAGGCCCTCCACCGGGAGCTCGGCGGACACGGGTTCAGTGTGGTCAGCGTCTCCCTCGACCGTGACCCTCAGGACGCGCGGGAGTGGCTCGCCGACGTCACCCACCCCGCGGTGATCGACGCGGACGGCCGGATCGCCGAGCTCTACAACGTGATCAACGTGCCGACCGTGGTCTGGATCGACGAGGAGGGCCGGATCGCCCGGCCGCAGGACACCATGACCGCCACCGACACCTTCCGGTCGATGAACGGCCTGTCCTCCGAGCGGGCCACCGCCGCCCTGCGCAGGTGGGTGATCGACGGCGACGCCGGGACGACCGTCCGGGAGCTGCGCGCCCCCACCGACGACGAGCGTCTGGCGCGGCTGCACGCGCGGCTGGCGGCGTGGCTGTTCCGGGGCGGCCGTCCGGTGGCCGCCGAGCGGCATCTCGCCCAGGCCGCCGGGCTGGCCCCGCACGACCTGGCCATCCGCCGCGGCCTGATGCCGCTCAACGGCGTCGACCCGTTCGGCGAGGAGTACTTCAAGCTCCGCCAGGAGCTGGAGGACAGCGGTGTGGCGATCTACCGTCCGCTGCCCGACTGGCACGAGGAAACCCGGTGA
- a CDS encoding PPOX class F420-dependent oxidoreductase, with the protein MNTDTNTNANENGTVPAEEAPKPGAGPAPRVLTQEELSGLLREQRSGVLASVRQSGHPHLSTVLYHWDPEERVLRISTTADRLKTRQLRRDPHAALHVDGPDMWSFAVAEGEAEVSEVTAVPGDAVGRELLALTPGFEDPADEAAFLEQMVADRRVVIRIRVSRLYGTALDIPG; encoded by the coding sequence ATGAACACGGACACGAACACGAACGCGAACGAGAACGGGACCGTGCCGGCGGAAGAGGCGCCGAAGCCGGGCGCCGGGCCCGCGCCCCGCGTCCTCACGCAGGAGGAGCTGTCCGGGCTGCTGCGCGAGCAGCGGTCCGGGGTGCTGGCGAGCGTCCGGCAGAGCGGCCATCCGCACCTGTCCACCGTGCTCTACCACTGGGACCCCGAGGAGCGCGTGCTGCGGATCTCCACCACGGCCGACCGGCTCAAGACGCGCCAGCTACGGCGCGACCCGCACGCCGCCCTGCATGTCGACGGCCCGGACATGTGGTCCTTCGCCGTCGCCGAGGGGGAGGCGGAGGTGTCGGAGGTGACGGCCGTGCCGGGTGACGCCGTCGGGCGGGAGCTGCTGGCCCTGACGCCCGGCTTCGAGGATCCCGCGGACGAGGCGGCCTTCCTCGAGCAGATGGTGGCGGACCGGCGCGTGGTGATCAGGATCCGGGTGTCCCGCCTGTACGGAACGGCCCTGGACATCCCCGGCTGA